A single region of the Desulfobaccales bacterium genome encodes:
- the pgsA gene encoding CDP-diacylglycerol--glycerol-3-phosphate 3-phosphatidyltransferase, giving the protein MSQVDFNNWATPNMLTGARIAAVPVVMLLLCFDGPWASFLGAFCFMLAGATDFLDGFLARRHRLVSRLGKFMDPLADKLLVSVALIMLIPLERVPAWMAFLIIGRELAVTGLRGLAATEGIFLSPDRWGKAKTLLQMAALTALILHYPYVGVDFHELGMALLWLALIATLASGLSYFWGFFREYQES; this is encoded by the coding sequence ATGAGCCAGGTAGACTTCAATAACTGGGCCACCCCCAATATGCTCACCGGAGCCCGCATCGCGGCTGTGCCCGTGGTGATGCTGCTTCTGTGCTTTGACGGCCCCTGGGCCAGTTTTTTGGGGGCCTTCTGTTTTATGCTGGCAGGAGCCACGGATTTTCTGGACGGCTTTTTGGCCCGGCGCCACCGCTTGGTAAGCCGCTTGGGCAAGTTTATGGACCCCTTGGCCGACAAGCTCCTGGTTTCGGTGGCCCTGATCATGTTGATCCCTCTGGAACGGGTGCCGGCCTGGATGGCTTTTTTGATTATCGGGCGGGAACTGGCGGTCACCGGCCTGAGGGGCTTGGCAGCCACAGAGGGCATTTTCCTGTCCCCGGACCGCTGGGGCAAGGCCAAAACCTTGCTGCAAATGGCGGCGCTGACGGCCTTGATTTTGCATTATCCGTACGTCGGAGTGGATTTCCACGAGTTGGGCATGGCCTTATTATGGCTGGCCCTCATTGCCACCCTGGCTTCAGGGCTGAGTTATTTTTGGGGATTTTTCCGGGAGTACCAGGAAAGCTGA
- the holA gene encoding DNA polymerase III subunit delta, which yields MPTLYIFTQVLRIAHQFEALVDRSHMSHPILERHLERQALKPVYLFYGDEEFLMQRALVRLETGLTEGSGEPPSRVLREAQEMGLAEFLAESREATLWGPGQLLILRQVNIYPAAQLKDLTAYLDHPAPRAWVVLLAEGLKARDVEKHAVWGRLAREEAALGFFRLREGELYQWLTREARHLGKNLTLPAAQRLVEMVGDNLAELSQELEKLALYAGTENTLTPGLVTQLASHSRTYNIFALVDALGGAGFHQRLASLGHLLDLGEHPAKILGMLARQVRMLIRVKEAAGGNPAELARGLNLPPWKLKGLTQQAARFSAAALKAHLALLHQVDYHLKTSTGNPRLWLEWALLKMGPG from the coding sequence GTGCCCACCCTGTATATTTTTACTCAGGTATTGAGGATCGCCCACCAATTTGAGGCCTTAGTTGACCGCTCCCATATGTCCCATCCCATCTTAGAACGCCACTTGGAACGCCAGGCCCTGAAGCCCGTTTACCTCTTTTATGGGGACGAGGAGTTTTTGATGCAGCGGGCGCTGGTGCGCCTGGAGACGGGGCTGACGGAAGGTTCAGGGGAGCCGCCGAGCCGGGTGCTCCGTGAGGCCCAGGAGATGGGGCTCGCAGAGTTTTTGGCCGAGTCCCGGGAGGCCACTCTCTGGGGACCGGGACAGTTGCTCATCCTGCGCCAGGTGAATATCTACCCCGCGGCCCAACTCAAGGACCTCACGGCGTACCTGGATCACCCGGCGCCCAGGGCCTGGGTGGTGCTTCTGGCCGAAGGCTTGAAGGCCCGGGACGTAGAAAAACACGCGGTGTGGGGCAGGCTGGCCCGGGAGGAGGCGGCCTTGGGGTTTTTCCGCCTGCGGGAAGGCGAGCTGTACCAGTGGCTGACCCGGGAAGCCCGGCATCTGGGCAAGAACCTGACCTTGCCCGCAGCCCAGCGTTTGGTGGAGATGGTGGGGGACAATCTGGCGGAATTGAGCCAGGAGTTGGAAAAACTGGCCCTTTATGCCGGTACGGAAAACACCCTGACCCCGGGGCTGGTGACGCAATTAGCCAGCCACAGCCGGACTTACAATATCTTTGCTTTGGTGGATGCTTTAGGGGGGGCCGGATTTCACCAGCGCCTGGCGTCTCTGGGGCACTTACTGGATCTGGGGGAGCACCCGGCCAAGATCTTGGGGATGCTGGCCCGGCAGGTGCGGATGCTCATCCGGGTGAAGGAAGCCGCGGGCGGCAATCCGGCGGAACTGGCCCGGGGACTCAATCTGCCCCCGTGGAAGTTAAAAGGCCTGACCCAACAGGCGGCCCGCTTCAGCGCGGCGGCCCTCAAGGCGCACCTGGCGCTTCTGCACCAGGTGGACTATCATCTCAAGACCAGCACGGGCAATCCCCGGCTCTGGCTGGAGTGGGCGTTATTGAAGATGGGCCCGGGGTGA
- a CDS encoding YHS domain-containing protein: protein MFRLLLGLGLGYLGYWAIKKVAGSLGLWPQAPKPLEREREPDVLVQDPVCKTFIPRREALKTQKDGKTYFFCSEGCLKRFVSGGKS from the coding sequence ATGTTCCGTCTACTTTTGGGTTTGGGCCTGGGATATCTGGGTTATTGGGCCATTAAAAAGGTGGCCGGCTCCCTGGGCCTTTGGCCCCAGGCGCCTAAGCCTCTGGAAAGAGAAAGGGAGCCGGATGTCCTGGTCCAGGACCCGGTCTGCAAGACCTTCATCCCCAGGCGGGAAGCCCTCAAGACCCAAAAGGACGGCAAAACGTATTTTTTCTGTTCCGAAGGCTGTTTAAAACGCTTCGTGAGTGGTGGCAAAAGTTGA
- a CDS encoding SGNH/GDSL hydrolase family protein, protein MDNASNRKNWLERNPKKVIVLIILVAISGLAVVAEKILASRTHDEINLAGIKRSIKLREFNPLYRNILIPDASAMRMSDGLTQKPYILRVDRQGFIMPAKIHDHPDLTIAFLGGSTTECVYVDENLRFPYLAGRLIEEQTHLKVNAYNAGRSGNNTLHCLNILLNKVVNLRPDIVVLMENINDLAILMYEKTYWNTNPSRSPIQEKLPNFKTVGQDLRQIFYTVRDLTFPNLARATKGIFHSDRKGKGDEFLNVRGQKITIDQDLLVREFTLNLQTFINICRARGITPVLMTQASRLTDNPDPLIKKMMHNLEDSQGITYADFKSAFERLNQSIREVGAKNGVVVIDLARVIAPVKENICDVAHYNDQGSRLVAAQIAAQLIPVITPPVKNPLAIQEK, encoded by the coding sequence ATGGATAACGCCTCAAACCGCAAAAACTGGCTGGAAAGAAACCCCAAGAAGGTCATTGTTCTCATTATACTGGTGGCCATCTCTGGTCTGGCCGTGGTGGCCGAAAAGATCCTGGCCAGCCGCACCCATGACGAGATCAATCTCGCCGGCATCAAGCGGTCTATTAAACTCAGAGAGTTCAATCCGTTATACCGGAACATCCTGATACCTGACGCCAGCGCCATGCGGATGTCCGATGGCCTGACGCAAAAACCCTATATACTGCGGGTGGATCGCCAGGGCTTCATCATGCCCGCCAAAATTCACGACCACCCCGACCTGACCATCGCCTTTTTGGGCGGTTCCACCACCGAATGTGTCTACGTCGACGAAAATTTGCGGTTCCCGTATCTGGCGGGGCGGCTCATCGAAGAACAGACGCATCTCAAGGTCAACGCATACAATGCCGGGCGCAGCGGCAATAATACCTTGCACTGCCTCAATATTTTGCTGAACAAAGTGGTTAACCTCAGGCCCGACATCGTCGTGCTGATGGAGAACATCAACGACCTGGCCATCCTGATGTACGAAAAAACCTATTGGAACACCAATCCCTCCCGGTCGCCCATTCAGGAAAAACTGCCGAATTTTAAAACCGTGGGCCAGGACCTGCGGCAGATATTCTATACGGTGCGGGACCTGACCTTTCCCAACCTCGCCCGGGCCACCAAGGGCATCTTCCATTCCGACCGGAAGGGCAAAGGCGATGAATTCTTAAACGTCCGGGGCCAGAAAATCACCATCGACCAGGACCTGCTCGTCAGGGAATTTACGCTAAACCTGCAAACCTTCATCAATATTTGCCGGGCCCGGGGGATCACGCCGGTCCTCATGACCCAGGCCAGCCGCTTGACGGATAACCCCGATCCCCTGATCAAAAAGATGATGCACAACCTGGAGGACAGCCAGGGGATTACCTATGCGGACTTTAAGAGCGCCTTTGAACGGCTCAATCAATCCATCCGGGAGGTGGGGGCTAAAAACGGGGTGGTGGTCATCGACCTGGCCCGAGTGATTGCCCCGGTTAAAGAAAATATCTGTGACGTGGCCCATTACAATGATCAAGGCTCCCGGTTAGTGGCCGCTCAAATTGCGGCCCAGTTAATCCCCGTAATCACGCCTCCGGTCAAAAACCCTTTAGCCATTCAAGAGAAATAG
- a CDS encoding LptE family protein yields the protein MALGRLGVLWLLIISLWGCGYRPMGAEPLNSQVRPTLAIPLFGNRSTEVGLEAVFANELINAFAQTRAVQVVPGDRDAQYVLEGKVRSLDNSSVAYNSVTQSTVRRVTLRVELTLRQKKGDKVLWKENQVLSEDYVVDPNYHAGEATRSEGIRRAAVTLARKVLDKVLLVI from the coding sequence ATGGCTCTTGGTCGCCTCGGGGTCCTCTGGCTTCTGATAATCAGCCTGTGGGGCTGCGGTTATCGGCCCATGGGGGCGGAGCCCCTCAATTCCCAGGTCCGGCCTACCCTGGCGATCCCGTTGTTCGGGAATCGCTCCACCGAAGTGGGCCTGGAGGCCGTCTTTGCCAATGAACTGATCAACGCCTTTGCCCAAACCAGGGCGGTGCAGGTGGTCCCAGGGGACCGGGACGCACAATACGTGCTGGAAGGCAAGGTGCGGTCGCTGGATAACTCGTCGGTGGCCTACAACTCGGTCACCCAGTCCACGGTGCGCCGGGTGACCCTGAGGGTCGAATTGACCCTGCGGCAGAAAAAGGGGGACAAAGTCCTCTGGAAGGAAAACCAGGTCCTGTCGGAAGATTATGTGGTTGACCCCAACTACCACGCGGGTGAGGCCACCCGGTCCGAAGGTATTCGCCGTGCTGCGGTCACCCTGGCCCGGAAGGTGCTGGATAAGGTGCTGCTGGTGATCTAG
- the fsa gene encoding fructose-6-phosphate aldolase encodes MKFFIDTANLDEIRAAHSLGLVDGVTTNPSLCAKIGIGTKEQFKEHIRTICELVQGPVSAEVVATEAGAMVAEARELAKIHEWVAVKVPMTEDGLKATRILAAEDINVNVTLIFQPLQALLAAKAGAAYVSPFIGRLDDISHRGMEIVEQIITIFENYGFDTEIIVASVRHPLHVLDGALAGADIATVPYGVLMQLMKHPLTDIGLQKFLADWERARKS; translated from the coding sequence ATGAAATTCTTTATTGATACCGCCAATCTGGACGAGATTCGCGCAGCCCATAGCCTGGGCCTGGTGGATGGCGTTACCACCAATCCCAGCCTCTGCGCCAAAATCGGCATTGGCACCAAAGAGCAGTTTAAAGAGCATATCCGCACCATCTGCGAGTTGGTGCAGGGTCCGGTGAGCGCCGAAGTTGTGGCCACCGAGGCCGGCGCCATGGTGGCGGAAGCCCGTGAACTGGCTAAGATCCATGAGTGGGTGGCGGTCAAAGTCCCCATGACCGAAGACGGCCTCAAGGCCACCCGGATATTGGCGGCAGAAGACATCAATGTCAATGTCACCTTGATTTTTCAGCCGCTCCAGGCCCTGCTGGCCGCCAAGGCGGGCGCGGCTTACGTCAGCCCCTTTATCGGCCGCCTGGATGATATCAGTCACCGGGGCATGGAGATTGTCGAGCAGATCATCACCATTTTTGAAAATTACGGTTTTGATACTGAAATCATCGTGGCTTCGGTGCGCCATCCCTTGCATGTCCTGGACGGCGCCCTGGCCGGGGCTGATATCGCCACGGTGCCCTACGGGGTGCTCATGCAGCTCATGAAACATCCGTTGACGGACATCGGCTTACAAAAATTCTTGGCAGATTGGGAGCGCGCCCGCAAGTCCTGA
- the folK gene encoding 2-amino-4-hydroxy-6-hydroxymethyldihydropteridine diphosphokinase, which translates to MPLGIAAITERTPVIAYLGLGANLGDPEEQLHEALERLNLAYEVEVTRVSTFYRNPPLGPENQPWYINAVARVRTRLGPEELLRLLQQIEVDMGRVRGERWGPRVIDLDLLLYNGEVIFTPKLVVPHPEMHRRVFVLAPLAEIAPRAWHPVLGKSAGDLLAKLDAADLTKLQPIAHD; encoded by the coding sequence ATGCCTTTGGGAATTGCCGCCATCACCGAACGGACTCCGGTTATCGCTTACTTGGGGCTGGGTGCTAACCTGGGCGACCCTGAGGAGCAGTTACATGAGGCCCTGGAGCGCCTGAACCTGGCTTACGAAGTGGAAGTGACCCGGGTTTCCACCTTCTACCGGAACCCGCCGCTGGGGCCGGAAAATCAGCCCTGGTATATTAATGCCGTGGCCCGGGTGCGCACCCGCTTGGGGCCGGAAGAACTGCTGCGGTTGTTGCAGCAGATTGAGGTAGACATGGGGCGCGTGCGGGGCGAACGCTGGGGCCCCCGGGTCATCGACCTGGACCTGCTGTTATATAATGGGGAAGTGATCTTTACCCCTAAGCTGGTGGTGCCTCATCCGGAGATGCATCGCCGGGTGTTCGTGCTGGCCCCCCTGGCGGAGATTGCCCCCCGGGCCTGGCATCCGGTGTTGGGCAAGAGTGCCGGGGACCTTCTGGCCAAACTCGATGCCGCGGACTTAACGAAACTGCAACCTATCGCGCACGATTAA
- the leuS gene encoding leucine--tRNA ligase, with product MAPRYEPRPLEAKWQGIWEERRLFNAKEDPSRPKYYVLEMFPYPSGRIHMGHVRNYTIGDVVARYKRMRGFNVLHPMGWDAFGLPAENAAMARGLHPAAWTYDNILYMRNQLKELGYSYDWRRELATCDPDYYRWEQLVFTEMFSKGLAYKKEAPVNWCPKCQTVLANEQVEDGLCWRCDSPVHLKELNQWFFKITAYAEELLADLDQLSHWPERVLTMQRHWIGKSPGAEIYFPLAQGGEPITVFTTRADTLFGATFMSLAPEHPLALTLAAGTSQEAAVEAFVEYWRAQNRSRGVLEEVSKEGVFTGSYCVNPVTGWQMPIYVANFVLMEYGTGAVMAVPAHDQRDFEFAQKYGLPIKLVIEPQGEKLKAADLTAAYEDEGVLVDSGQFTGMPSARAKEAIAVYLEEKGQGKQTVNFRLRDWLISRQRYWGAPIPIIYCDRCGLVPVPAQDLPVVLPLEVAITGEGGSPLAQLPSFYQVTCPTCGGPARREVDTMDTFVESSWYFLRYACADYKDGVLDPPRVNYWAPVDQYIGGIEHAVLHLLYARFFTKVLRDLGMVKVGEPFQRLLTQGMVLKDGAKMAKSKGNVVDPEYMIAEYGTDTTRLFLLFAAPPEKDLEWSDQGVAGSARFLHRLWNLVQDLLPELQGLKPYQGPGTELPEGLAEFRHKVHAAIKKVTEDIEDSFHFNTAIAAVMELVNAFYLAVESLPKDEATLRVFREAVEAILLLVSPMVPHIAEELWQALGHTTLLLEVPWPQAQSEALTVSTLTVVVQVNGKVRSRLQVPASAADEDIKNLALADPAIAKWLQGQPPKKVILARRKLVSIVV from the coding sequence ATGGCCCCTCGTTATGAACCCCGTCCCCTGGAAGCCAAATGGCAGGGCATCTGGGAGGAGCGGCGGCTGTTTAATGCCAAAGAAGACCCGTCTCGCCCGAAATATTACGTCCTGGAGATGTTCCCGTACCCTTCCGGGCGCATCCACATGGGCCACGTGCGCAACTATACCATCGGGGATGTGGTGGCCCGGTACAAGCGGATGCGGGGTTTCAATGTGCTCCATCCCATGGGCTGGGACGCGTTTGGCCTGCCCGCGGAAAATGCCGCCATGGCCCGGGGGCTCCATCCGGCCGCCTGGACCTATGACAATATTTTGTACATGCGCAACCAGCTCAAAGAATTGGGCTACAGCTACGACTGGCGCCGGGAGTTGGCCACCTGCGATCCGGATTACTACCGCTGGGAGCAGTTGGTCTTCACCGAGATGTTCAGCAAGGGCTTGGCGTACAAGAAAGAAGCGCCGGTCAATTGGTGCCCGAAGTGCCAAACCGTGCTGGCCAACGAGCAGGTGGAAGACGGCCTCTGTTGGCGCTGCGATTCGCCGGTGCATTTGAAGGAACTCAACCAGTGGTTCTTCAAGATCACCGCCTATGCCGAGGAACTCTTGGCCGATCTGGACCAGCTCAGCCACTGGCCGGAGCGGGTCCTCACCATGCAGCGCCACTGGATCGGCAAGTCCCCGGGGGCCGAGATCTATTTTCCCCTGGCCCAAGGGGGCGAGCCCATCACCGTGTTCACCACCCGGGCCGACACCCTGTTCGGCGCCACCTTTATGAGCCTGGCCCCGGAGCACCCCCTGGCCCTGACCCTGGCCGCCGGCACTAGCCAGGAAGCGGCGGTGGAGGCCTTTGTCGAGTACTGGCGGGCCCAGAACCGCAGCCGAGGCGTGTTGGAAGAGGTCTCCAAGGAGGGGGTCTTTACCGGGAGCTACTGCGTCAACCCCGTCACCGGCTGGCAGATGCCCATCTATGTGGCCAATTTTGTGCTCATGGAGTACGGCACCGGCGCGGTGATGGCGGTCCCGGCTCACGACCAGCGTGATTTTGAGTTTGCTCAGAAGTATGGTTTGCCCATCAAGCTGGTGATCGAACCGCAGGGCGAAAAGCTTAAGGCCGCGGACCTCACCGCCGCCTACGAAGACGAAGGGGTTTTGGTGGACTCGGGCCAGTTCACCGGGATGCCCAGCGCGAGAGCCAAGGAGGCCATCGCCGTCTACCTGGAAGAGAAAGGCCAGGGCAAGCAGACGGTTAATTTCCGCCTCCGGGATTGGCTTATCTCCCGACAGCGTTATTGGGGAGCCCCCATTCCCATCATCTATTGCGACCGCTGCGGCTTAGTGCCAGTGCCGGCCCAGGACCTGCCGGTAGTCCTGCCGCTGGAGGTTGCGATCACTGGCGAAGGCGGCTCTCCCCTGGCCCAGTTGCCATCGTTTTATCAGGTTACGTGCCCTACCTGCGGTGGCCCGGCCCGGCGGGAAGTGGACACCATGGACACCTTTGTGGAGTCCTCCTGGTATTTCCTGCGCTACGCCTGCGCCGATTATAAAGACGGCGTCCTGGACCCGCCCCGGGTGAATTATTGGGCCCCGGTGGACCAGTACATCGGCGGCATCGAACACGCGGTGCTGCACCTGTTGTATGCCCGCTTTTTCACCAAAGTTCTGCGGGATCTGGGGATGGTTAAGGTCGGCGAGCCTTTTCAGCGGCTTTTGACCCAGGGGATGGTCCTCAAAGACGGAGCCAAGATGGCCAAATCCAAGGGCAACGTGGTTGACCCGGAGTACATGATCGCCGAATACGGCACCGACACCACCCGCCTGTTCCTGCTGTTTGCGGCGCCGCCTGAGAAAGACCTGGAGTGGAGCGACCAGGGGGTGGCGGGCTCGGCCCGCTTTCTGCATCGCCTTTGGAACCTGGTACAGGACTTGCTGCCGGAACTTCAAGGGCTTAAGCCTTATCAAGGCCCGGGGACGGAATTACCCGAAGGACTCGCCGAATTCCGCCACAAGGTGCACGCCGCCATCAAGAAGGTGACTGAAGACATCGAAGATTCCTTCCACTTCAACACCGCCATCGCCGCGGTGATGGAACTGGTAAATGCCTTCTACCTGGCGGTGGAGAGTCTGCCCAAAGACGAAGCCACCTTGCGGGTTTTCCGGGAAGCGGTGGAGGCCATCCTGCTCCTGGTCAGCCCCATGGTACCTCACATCGCCGAGGAATTGTGGCAGGCCCTGGGACATACGACTCTACTCCTGGAGGTTCCCTGGCCCCAGGCCCAGTCCGAGGCCCTGACGGTCTCTACCCTGACGGTGGTGGTCCAGGTCAACGGCAAGGTGAGAAGCCGGCTTCAGGTCCCGGCTTCGGCCGCGGATGAGGACATCAAAAACCTGGCCCTGGCCGATCCTGCCATCGCAAAATGGCTGCAGGGTCAACCGCCCAAGAAAGTGATTCTGGCCCGGCGCAAGCTGGTCAGTATCGTGGTGTAA
- a CDS encoding LL-diaminopimelate aminotransferase, with translation MTDFIEPAARLGLIPPYLFKAIDDKKAEVKARGVDIIDLGVGDPDLPTPRFIVDKMIEMVQDPKTHHYPAYSGMNDFREAVARWYQGRFAVDLDPASEVLTLIGSKEGIAHLPLGINNPEDINLMTSPGYPVYQMGTLFAGGYCHFLPLTRETNFLPDLDHIPPLIARDAKALFFNYPNNPTAAVADSAFFAKVVDFCNEYKIIAVHDAAYTELAYDGYKPPSFLEVPGAKEIGIEFHSLSKTYNMTGWRLGMAVGNAAVLAALGKIKSNIDSGAFDAIQFAGIAALDSDQSCVRENCAILQERRDILVGGLKKLGYDVEPPKATFYVWLTVPPGFTSMAFTTHLLEKAGIVTIPGNGLGTPGEGYVRLALTVPKERLKEALARLAKLG, from the coding sequence ATGACGGATTTTATTGAACCCGCGGCGCGCCTGGGCCTGATTCCGCCCTATCTCTTTAAAGCCATCGACGACAAGAAGGCCGAAGTCAAGGCTCGGGGAGTGGATATCATTGACCTGGGCGTAGGCGACCCGGACCTGCCCACACCCCGGTTCATCGTCGATAAGATGATCGAGATGGTGCAGGACCCCAAAACCCACCACTACCCGGCCTACTCCGGGATGAACGATTTCCGGGAGGCCGTGGCCCGCTGGTATCAGGGGCGTTTCGCGGTGGACCTGGACCCCGCCAGCGAAGTCCTCACCCTCATTGGCTCCAAAGAAGGCATTGCCCACCTGCCTTTAGGGATTAACAACCCCGAGGACATCAATCTCATGACCTCGCCGGGCTACCCGGTCTATCAGATGGGCACCCTGTTCGCCGGTGGCTATTGCCACTTCCTGCCCTTGACCCGAGAAACCAATTTCCTGCCGGATTTGGACCACATACCACCGCTGATTGCCCGGGATGCCAAGGCCCTGTTCTTCAACTATCCCAACAACCCCACCGCAGCGGTGGCAGACAGTGCGTTTTTCGCCAAGGTCGTGGATTTTTGCAACGAATATAAGATCATCGCGGTCCACGACGCGGCTTACACTGAACTGGCCTACGACGGGTATAAGCCCCCCAGTTTCCTGGAAGTGCCCGGCGCCAAAGAGATCGGCATCGAATTCCACTCTCTCTCCAAGACTTACAACATGACCGGCTGGCGCTTGGGAATGGCGGTGGGCAACGCGGCAGTGCTGGCAGCCCTGGGCAAGATCAAGAGCAATATCGATTCAGGGGCCTTCGATGCCATCCAGTTTGCCGGGATTGCCGCCCTGGATTCGGACCAGAGCTGCGTCCGGGAAAATTGCGCCATTCTCCAGGAACGCCGGGATATCCTGGTGGGCGGCTTGAAAAAATTGGGCTATGACGTGGAGCCCCCTAAAGCCACGTTTTACGTATGGCTGACGGTCCCACCGGGCTTCACCTCCATGGCGTTCACCACCCATCTGCTGGAGAAGGCCGGGATCGTTACCATTCCCGGCAACGGCCTGGGGACGCCGGGTGAAGGTTACGTGCGACTGGCCCTGACGGTCCCCAAAGAGCGCCTGAAAGAGGCCCTGGCCCGCCTGGCGAAGCTGGGATAG
- the rpsT gene encoding 30S ribosomal protein S20: MARHISAMKRARQNEKRRLQNQSRKTRVKNVVRQVRQAVAQKNAAEAQTALTAAIPVLARVASKGTLHWRTAARKISRLTRQVNALSTPA, translated from the coding sequence TTGGCTAGACATATATCCGCCATGAAGCGGGCACGACAGAACGAAAAGCGGCGGCTGCAAAACCAGAGCCGCAAAACCCGGGTCAAAAACGTGGTGCGCCAGGTGCGCCAGGCAGTGGCCCAAAAGAATGCGGCAGAGGCCCAGACGGCCTTGACGGCCGCCATCCCGGTGCTCGCTCGGGTAGCCAGCAAGGGCACCCTGCACTGGCGGACCGCGGCTCGCAAGATTTCCCGCCTCACCCGGCAGGTCAACGCCCTCTCAACCCCTGCCTGA
- the blaOXA gene encoding class D beta-lactamase, with protein sequence MKKMIYRHSALNLSAILTLIFCLTLIACADDADLAKLFQERGVEGTIIISSLDGKFSYIHNAERSQRRFVPASTFKILNTLIALQEGAVKSEKEVIKWDKEDKGFEAWNQDQTLETAFTLSCIWYYQELARRIGNEKYLLHLKHVGYGNGKTGPDITTFWLEGNLMISPQEQINFLEKLYSEELPYEKPHMQLVKRLMIVEDQPRYIIRAKTGWARGINPQQGWYVGYAETNGQVWFFATNLEIRKKGDEAFRKEITMGALKAKGII encoded by the coding sequence ATGAAGAAAATGATCTACAGGCATTCGGCATTAAATTTGTCGGCTATATTAACCCTGATATTTTGCTTGACTCTTATTGCTTGTGCCGACGATGCAGACCTTGCCAAGCTATTTCAAGAGCGCGGCGTCGAGGGGACCATTATTATTTCTTCTCTGGACGGTAAATTCAGCTATATCCATAATGCTGAACGTTCCCAACGGAGATTCGTACCGGCTTCGACCTTCAAAATTCTGAATACCCTTATCGCACTGCAGGAAGGAGCTGTCAAAAGTGAAAAGGAAGTAATCAAGTGGGATAAAGAAGATAAGGGATTTGAGGCATGGAACCAAGACCAGACCCTGGAGACAGCTTTCACCTTGTCATGTATCTGGTATTATCAGGAACTGGCCAGGCGCATCGGCAATGAAAAATATTTGCTTCACCTGAAGCACGTTGGGTATGGAAACGGGAAGACCGGCCCTGATATAACCACCTTCTGGTTAGAAGGGAATTTAATGATATCCCCCCAGGAGCAAATCAATTTTCTCGAGAAGCTCTACAGCGAGGAACTTCCCTACGAAAAGCCCCATATGCAATTGGTGAAGCGGCTTATGATTGTTGAGGACCAGCCCCGATATATCATCAGAGCCAAGACCGGTTGGGCAAGGGGTATTAACCCTCAGCAGGGGTGGTATGTGGGCTATGCTGAGACTAATGGACAGGTCTGGTTCTTTGCCACTAACCTTGAGATCAGGAAGAAAGGAGATGAAGCCTTCAGGAAAGAGATAACCATGGGGGCTTTAAAGGCCAAAGGCATCATATGA